One Verrucomicrobiia bacterium genomic window carries:
- a CDS encoding enoyl-ACP reductase: MGLLDGKLGIVFGVANKRSIAWAIAQAWAREGAKLAFTYQGERLKDNVEELAGTFGADTLILPCDVTKDEDIARVFAEVGQKFGKLHLLLHAVAFAPKDALEGEFINTSREAYRIAHDVSAYSLVALARGAAPLMTDGGSIVAMSYYGAEKVVPHYNVMGVAKASLEASTRYLAYDLGPKKIRVNCISAGPVNTLAARGIAGFTEMLKHYEAHSPLKRNLVPEELGATGTFLASNGAAAITGQVIYVDSGYSIMGM, from the coding sequence ATGGGATTACTCGACGGCAAACTCGGCATTGTTTTCGGCGTCGCCAACAAACGCTCCATCGCCTGGGCCATCGCGCAGGCCTGGGCCAGGGAAGGCGCGAAACTCGCGTTTACCTACCAGGGCGAGCGCCTCAAGGACAACGTGGAGGAACTTGCCGGCACGTTCGGCGCCGACACGCTCATCCTGCCCTGCGACGTGACCAAGGATGAGGACATCGCCCGCGTCTTTGCCGAGGTTGGCCAGAAGTTTGGCAAGTTGCACCTGCTCCTGCACGCCGTGGCCTTCGCGCCCAAGGACGCGCTGGAAGGCGAATTCATCAACACCAGCCGCGAAGCGTATCGCATTGCCCACGACGTCAGCGCCTACTCGCTCGTCGCGCTCGCCCGCGGGGCGGCGCCGCTGATGACGGACGGTGGCAGCATCGTGGCCATGAGCTATTACGGCGCCGAGAAGGTCGTGCCGCACTACAACGTGATGGGCGTGGCCAAGGCTTCGCTCGAGGCCAGCACGCGCTACCTCGCGTATGATTTGGGTCCGAAGAAAATCCGCGTGAACTGCATCAGCGCCGGCCCCGTGAACACGCTCGCGGCGCGTGGCATTGCGGGCTTCACTGAAATGCTCAAGCACTACGAAGCCCACTCGCCGCTCAAACGCAACCTCGTGCCCGAGGAACTCGGCGCCACCGGCACCTTCCTCGCCAGCAACGGCGCAGCGGCGATCACCGGCCAGGTGATTTACGTGGACAGCGGCTACTCGATCATGGGCATGTGA
- a CDS encoding adenylyltransferase/cytidyltransferase family protein, producing the protein MLPRICGLAQNPGVHFRDKWIAWDELPRWREAFRETGRRLVVTNGCFDLLHLGHVTYLESARNQGDALLVGVTGDAGVLALKGEGRPINCETDRALVLAALESVSAVCVFPDQTAMRFLDQVRPDIYVKGGDYTIDTINQDERRFVESMGGRVVILANVPGKSTSAMLAKIARL; encoded by the coding sequence ATGTTGCCAAGAATTTGCGGCCTCGCGCAGAATCCGGGCGTGCATTTCCGGGACAAATGGATTGCTTGGGACGAATTGCCGCGCTGGCGGGAGGCATTCCGCGAGACCGGCCGCCGCCTGGTCGTCACCAACGGCTGCTTCGACCTGCTGCATCTGGGGCACGTGACCTATCTGGAATCCGCCCGCAATCAAGGTGACGCGCTGCTGGTGGGGGTGACGGGAGATGCCGGGGTGCTTGCCTTGAAGGGGGAAGGACGCCCCATCAATTGCGAAACGGATCGCGCGTTGGTGCTGGCCGCCTTGGAAAGTGTCAGCGCAGTTTGCGTTTTCCCCGATCAGACAGCGATGCGCTTTCTGGATCAAGTCCGGCCTGACATCTACGTCAAGGGCGGAGATTACACCATTGATACCATCAACCAGGATGAGCGGCGATTTGTTGAGTCGATGGGTGGCCGCGTGGTGATTTTGGCCAACGTTCCCGGGAAGTCCACCAGCGCCATGCTGGCAAAAATTGCCCGGCTCTGA
- a CDS encoding glycosyltransferase family 9 protein, with translation MPAHFPRKILVIALAGIGDALIATPLMRELRSCFPDAVIDALVFWAGSRDLLAGNPHLRRVQQCNSFEVGAAAFLKFISGLRGERYDVSINTHPQSKIEYRIVARIIGATWRLSHTYDNSTFLDDLFITHSLPQDYSIHSADNNLRLLSLLGREVKPKERAYELFLTPEEVAAAQRVAEEHKLAGRRVVGIHVGSGRTKNLRMKRWPLEHYINLIQKLTASRPEVTVLLFGGPEETEDNARILAAAAHANLVAPRTRSIREAAALMKHCEVFLSVDNAMMHFAAAMKVPKQIVIESMAFGPTLEPYGRPYKLVVNPAVHGRNLDYYRYDGKGIRGSENELRKIMEAVTVDSVFRALAQALEGQGPWLGG, from the coding sequence GTGCCAGCCCATTTCCCCAGGAAGATTCTCGTGATTGCCCTTGCTGGAATTGGGGATGCGCTCATTGCCACGCCACTAATGCGCGAACTCCGCTCGTGTTTTCCGGACGCGGTGATTGACGCGCTGGTGTTCTGGGCCGGCTCGCGTGATCTGCTGGCGGGCAATCCCCACCTGCGCCGCGTGCAGCAATGCAATTCCTTCGAAGTTGGCGCAGCGGCATTTCTCAAGTTCATATCCGGTCTTCGCGGGGAGCGCTACGACGTCTCGATCAACACTCATCCGCAGAGCAAGATCGAATACCGCATCGTCGCCCGCATCATCGGCGCAACGTGGCGGCTGAGCCACACCTACGACAACTCCACGTTTCTTGACGATTTGTTCATCACGCACAGCCTGCCGCAGGACTACTCAATCCACTCCGCGGACAATAATCTCCGGCTCCTTTCGTTGCTCGGCAGAGAGGTAAAGCCGAAGGAGCGCGCGTATGAATTATTCCTGACGCCGGAGGAAGTTGCGGCTGCGCAGCGCGTTGCCGAAGAGCACAAGCTGGCCGGCCGGCGTGTGGTGGGCATTCACGTTGGCTCCGGCCGAACCAAGAACCTGCGGATGAAGCGCTGGCCGTTGGAGCATTACATCAATCTCATCCAAAAGCTCACCGCCAGCCGGCCCGAAGTGACCGTGCTGCTGTTTGGCGGCCCGGAGGAAACGGAGGACAACGCACGCATTCTTGCCGCCGCCGCACATGCGAACCTTGTTGCGCCCAGGACGCGCAGCATCCGGGAAGCAGCCGCCTTGATGAAACATTGCGAGGTGTTTCTCAGCGTGGACAACGCGATGATGCACTTTGCCGCCGCGATGAAGGTTCCCAAACAGATAGTTATCGAATCCATGGCGTTCGGCCCGACGCTGGAACCCTACGGACGTCCCTACAAGCTGGTGGTCAATCCCGCCGTGCATGGGCGGAATCTGGATTACTATCGCTACGACGGCAAAGGCATCCGCGGATCAGAAAATGAACTTCGCAAAATCATGGAAGCGGTCACTGTCGATTCGGTTTTCAGGGCCCTTGCCCAGGCGCTGGAGGGGCAGGGGCCATGGCTCGGGGGGTGA
- the rsmB gene encoding 16S rRNA (cytosine(967)-C(5))-methyltransferase RsmB — protein MEPHLRLATAAGKAFIQSVLSDNPRQIAARVLIERLSKGGFVEKHLDRALARARLHPEDRGLCQELVYGCVRWQGALDWLIHRQTQGREQKPFVQILLRLGLYQIFWLDRIPPHAAVHATVEAAKALRYADHAGFINAVLRTALRDDNVIRRELAGLKTSNPAAGYSHPEWLVARWQERYGMEQTLKLLEWNNTPAKVFARVNTLKVEPGKLLEFWRSDNVGYNFVFKDWLEENLVFEFKSHPPIEEMRSFKNGFFYVQDPSTLFAVDLLAPKPGERILDLCAAPGGKTTYIAQRMKNEGKLVATDSSPERLELLKENCERLGVTCVEIVPPPSINPQLSTPFDRVLVDAPCSNTGVLRRRVDLRWRTKPEELERLRKEQLELLRRAATLVKPGGVLVYSTCSLEPEENAGVVEAFLKAQPAFTLDESGDLLPMRDGFDGAYAARLVQKA, from the coding sequence ATGGAGCCGCATCTTAGGCTCGCCACCGCCGCCGGAAAAGCATTTATTCAGTCCGTGTTGAGTGACAATCCGAGACAAATTGCCGCCCGGGTTTTGATCGAACGCCTGTCCAAAGGCGGCTTCGTCGAAAAGCATCTGGACCGCGCCCTGGCGCGCGCCCGGCTGCATCCCGAGGACCGTGGCCTTTGCCAGGAGCTGGTTTATGGCTGCGTCCGTTGGCAGGGCGCGCTCGACTGGCTGATTCACCGCCAGACGCAGGGCCGCGAGCAGAAGCCTTTCGTGCAAATTCTCTTGCGGCTCGGTCTCTACCAGATTTTCTGGCTCGACCGCATCCCGCCGCACGCGGCCGTCCATGCGACCGTCGAGGCCGCCAAGGCGCTGCGCTACGCCGATCACGCAGGTTTCATCAACGCCGTGCTTCGCACCGCGTTGCGCGACGACAATGTGATCCGCCGCGAACTGGCCGGGTTGAAGACCAGCAACCCCGCGGCCGGTTATTCGCATCCCGAATGGCTGGTGGCGCGCTGGCAGGAACGCTACGGCATGGAGCAAACCTTGAAACTGCTGGAATGGAACAACACGCCCGCGAAGGTTTTTGCCCGCGTCAACACGCTCAAGGTGGAGCCCGGCAAGCTGCTCGAATTCTGGCGCAGCGACAACGTGGGCTACAACTTCGTCTTCAAGGACTGGCTGGAGGAAAACCTGGTGTTCGAGTTCAAATCGCATCCGCCCATTGAGGAGATGCGCAGCTTCAAAAACGGCTTCTTCTACGTGCAGGACCCCAGCACGCTTTTTGCCGTGGACCTGCTTGCGCCCAAGCCGGGCGAGCGCATTCTCGACCTCTGCGCCGCGCCGGGCGGCAAGACGACCTACATTGCGCAGCGCATGAAGAACGAGGGCAAACTGGTGGCCACCGACAGTTCGCCCGAGCGTCTGGAGTTGCTGAAAGAAAACTGCGAACGCCTCGGCGTGACCTGCGTGGAGATTGTCCCGCCACCGAGTATCAACCCTCAACTGTCAACGCCCTTCGACCGCGTGCTCGTGGACGCGCCGTGCTCCAACACCGGCGTCCTGCGCCGGCGCGTCGATCTCCGCTGGCGCACGAAGCCCGAGGAACTCGAACGCCTGCGCAAGGAACAGCTCGAACTCCTCCGCCGTGCGGCGACCTTGGTGAAGCCCGGCGGCGTGCTCGTTTACAGCACGTGCAGTCTCGAGCCCGAGGAGAACGCCGGCGTGGTCGAGGCCTTTCTGAAAGCCCAGCCCGCGTTCACCCTCGATGAATCCGGCGACTTGCTGCCGATGCGGGACGGTTTTGACGGCGCGTATGCGGCGAGGTTGGTGCAGAAGGCATAG
- a CDS encoding glycosyltransferase, giving the protein MTDYQLMNAEHPPKVSIIIPVLNAGGILENCLRSIRGQDYPSAAIELLVADGRSADNTREMAQSYGARLLDNPLRIAEQGKRIALAAASGDFIAFMDADNELSHPDFLRLAVEALQANPQALGVESYYPASPRMGSFCNYLNKTLHIGDPISWLMSVNPVFLGKTGKIERWGFPGERYAYPLGANGFIYRRGDLESVGASESFEDTQVALKLVLAGKREWLRIENRGVHHYLVKGLVDFIRKRRRQAYHHLSLRSRSPLSWTAQKPQATPLMACLYCATLIGPIYHTLRGLLVTRDVRWLWHPIACLASLVGLSWGVLTYLQSPKTADAEARLQPTQVLKRS; this is encoded by the coding sequence ATGACTGATTACCAACTCATGAACGCCGAGCACCCGCCCAAGGTCAGCATCATCATTCCTGTTTTGAATGCGGGCGGCATATTGGAAAACTGCCTCCGGTCCATTCGCGGCCAGGATTATCCTTCAGCTGCGATCGAGCTGCTGGTGGCGGATGGCCGGTCGGCTGACAATACGCGGGAGATGGCACAATCATACGGGGCGAGACTTCTGGATAATCCCCTCCGAATTGCCGAACAGGGCAAGCGCATCGCACTGGCTGCGGCTTCCGGCGATTTTATCGCCTTCATGGATGCGGACAATGAACTTTCGCATCCGGATTTTTTGCGGCTGGCGGTTGAGGCCCTGCAAGCCAACCCCCAGGCTTTGGGTGTGGAGAGCTATTACCCCGCGTCACCGAGGATGGGCAGTTTCTGTAATTATCTGAACAAAACACTCCACATTGGCGACCCGATTTCCTGGTTGATGAGCGTGAACCCGGTGTTCTTGGGCAAAACGGGCAAGATCGAGCGATGGGGATTTCCGGGTGAGCGATACGCCTATCCCTTGGGGGCAAATGGATTCATCTACCGGCGGGGAGATCTTGAATCGGTTGGCGCATCGGAGAGCTTCGAAGACACCCAAGTGGCATTGAAGCTGGTTCTGGCCGGCAAACGAGAATGGCTGCGAATCGAGAACCGCGGTGTGCATCACTATCTGGTCAAGGGTTTGGTGGATTTTATCCGCAAACGGCGTCGGCAAGCCTACCATCATCTCAGTCTTCGCTCGCGGTCCCCCCTGAGTTGGACAGCGCAGAAACCGCAGGCCACGCCGTTGATGGCCTGTTTGTATTGCGCCACGTTGATCGGGCCGATTTATCATACGCTTCGGGGGCTGCTGGTGACCCGGGATGTTCGTTGGTTGTGGCATCCGATCGCCTGTCTCGCCTCCCTGGTGGGACTGTCGTGGGGGGTGCTGACCTATCTTCAAAGCCCCAAGACGGCTGATGCCGAGGCACGCTTGCAACCGACGCAGGTGTTGAAGCGCTCTTAA